In the genome of Apium graveolens cultivar Ventura unplaced genomic scaffold, ASM990537v1 ctg3108, whole genome shotgun sequence, one region contains:
- the LOC141700937 gene encoding putative F-box protein At3g16210 isoform X3 encodes MNLGSCTNVRRTTELPEEIMNEEILVRLPVEDLLRVRCICKSWESLFFTPDFVQAHFRSTLNKNSVYRDCLVARKSFGFSLLSRYKETMIHPPRPKVHALCNSRLVGSINGYLIGFCWDSVENDYQVIVCYIFSSFRQGVVYSSNSNSWTKLVVPKFVFPSRVFESAFGVEEVTPTTIVNECPYWCYSRFLPKMRRKYTAIVKFEVQTQKFRSLPEIDYALVRGQNYNFANFMDCLAIMVYKSESPKTAVEIYILHEKSGVWNKVFTIGSPQSNLNIGSLLQGFKFGDEIVIQVIDKVFCYDLQSDEVKGFLGSSNQCKVLECFSYTASFVFLEGMKRVQSRTIEEVVV; translated from the exons ATGAATCTGGGAAGCTGCACAAATGTTAGAAGAACAACGGAGCTTCCGGAAGAGATAATGAATGAGGAGATACTTGTGAGATTGCCGGTGGAAGATTTACTCAGGGTGCGATGTATTTGTAAGTCATGGGAATCTCTCTTTTTCACACCTGATTTTGTACAAGCTCATTTTAGAAGCACTCTCAATAAAAATTCTGTTTACCGAGATTGTCTTGTAGCTCGCAAATCTTTCGGTTTCAGTCTTCTCTCTCGTTATAAAGAAACTATGATTCACCCTCCTAGGCCCAAAGTCCATGCTCTCTGCAACTCAAGATTGGTTGGTTCCATTAATGG ATACCTAATTGGATTTTGTTGGGATAGCGTGGAAAACGATTATCAGGTGATTGTTTGCTATATATTTTCAAGTTTTAGGCAAGGTGTTGTTTACTCTTCTAATTCGAATTCCTGGACTAAACTAGTTGTTCCAAAATTTGTGTTTCCTTCACGTGTATTTGAATCTGCATTTGGAGTAGAGGAGGTGACACCCACTACCATCGTGAACGAATGCCCATACTGGTGCTATTCTAGATTTTTGCCTAAAATGAGGCGTAAATACACCGCTATTGTAAAGTTTGAGGTTCAAACTCAAAAGTTTAGGTCGTTACCGGAAATTGACTATGCCCTAGTTCGCGGACAGAATTATAATTTTGCCAATTTCATGGATTGTCTTGCTATCATGGTGTATAAATCAGAGTCTCCCAAAACAGCAGTTGAGATATATATTTTGCATGAGAAATCTGGGGTTTGGAACAAGGTCTTCACTATTGGATCACCACAAAGTAACCTGAATATTGGGTCATTGTTACAAGGTTTTAAGTTTGGTGATGAAATTGTAATACAAGTTATAGACAAAGTTTTCTGCTATGATCTCCAAAGTGATGAAGTTAAGGGTTTTCTGGGTAGTAGTAATCAGTGTAAGGTATTAGAGTGTTTCAGTTATACAGCTAGTTTCGTTTTCCTTGAAGGAATGAAGCGGGTGCAAAGTAGAACCATTGAAGAAGTCGTGGTTTAA
- the LOC141700937 gene encoding putative F-box protein At1g33530 isoform X1 has protein sequence MNLGSCTNVRRTTELPEEIMNEEILVRLPVEDLLRVRCICKSWESLFFTPDFVQAHFRSTLNKNSVYRDCLVARKSFGFSLLSRYKETMIHPPRPKVHALCNSRLVGSINGLVCLVHHNEFFLWNPIIGRYRAFTIPREYVPNVDNLHMCDYRYLIGFCWDSVENDYQVIVCYIFSSFRQGVVYSSNSNSWTKLVVPKFVFPSRVFESAFGVEEVTPTTIVNECPYWCYSRFLPKMRRKYTAIVKFEVQTQKFRSLPEIDYALVRGQNYNFANFMDCLAIMVYKSESPKTAVEIYILHEKSGVWNKVFTIGSPQSNLNIGSLLQGFKFGDEIVIQVIDKVFCYDLQSDEVKGFLGSSNQCKVLECFSYTASFVFLEGMKRVQSRTIEEVVV, from the coding sequence ATGAATCTGGGAAGCTGCACAAATGTTAGAAGAACAACGGAGCTTCCGGAAGAGATAATGAATGAGGAGATACTTGTGAGATTGCCGGTGGAAGATTTACTCAGGGTGCGATGTATTTGTAAGTCATGGGAATCTCTCTTTTTCACACCTGATTTTGTACAAGCTCATTTTAGAAGCACTCTCAATAAAAATTCTGTTTACCGAGATTGTCTTGTAGCTCGCAAATCTTTCGGTTTCAGTCTTCTCTCTCGTTATAAAGAAACTATGATTCACCCTCCTAGGCCCAAAGTCCATGCTCTCTGCAACTCAAGATTGGTTGGTTCCATTAATGGGTTAGTTTGTCTAGTCCATCACAATGAATTTTTTTTATGGAATCCAATAATTGGTAGATATAGAGCATTCACTATTCCACGGGAGTATGTCCCGAATGTTGATAATCTCCATATGTGCGATTATAGATACCTAATTGGATTTTGTTGGGATAGCGTGGAAAACGATTATCAGGTGATTGTTTGCTATATATTTTCAAGTTTTAGGCAAGGTGTTGTTTACTCTTCTAATTCGAATTCCTGGACTAAACTAGTTGTTCCAAAATTTGTGTTTCCTTCACGTGTATTTGAATCTGCATTTGGAGTAGAGGAGGTGACACCCACTACCATCGTGAACGAATGCCCATACTGGTGCTATTCTAGATTTTTGCCTAAAATGAGGCGTAAATACACCGCTATTGTAAAGTTTGAGGTTCAAACTCAAAAGTTTAGGTCGTTACCGGAAATTGACTATGCCCTAGTTCGCGGACAGAATTATAATTTTGCCAATTTCATGGATTGTCTTGCTATCATGGTGTATAAATCAGAGTCTCCCAAAACAGCAGTTGAGATATATATTTTGCATGAGAAATCTGGGGTTTGGAACAAGGTCTTCACTATTGGATCACCACAAAGTAACCTGAATATTGGGTCATTGTTACAAGGTTTTAAGTTTGGTGATGAAATTGTAATACAAGTTATAGACAAAGTTTTCTGCTATGATCTCCAAAGTGATGAAGTTAAGGGTTTTCTGGGTAGTAGTAATCAGTGTAAGGTATTAGAGTGTTTCAGTTATACAGCTAGTTTCGTTTTCCTTGAAGGAATGAAGCGGGTGCAAAGTAGAACCATTGAAGAAGTCGTGGTTTAA
- the LOC141700937 gene encoding uncharacterized protein LOC141700937 isoform X4 — protein sequence MNLGSCTNVRRTTELPEEIMNEEILVRLPVEDLLRVRCISRKSFGFSLLSRYKETMIHPPRPKVHALCNSRLVGSINGYLIGFCWDSVENDYQVIVCYIFSSFRQGVVYSSNSNSWTKLVVPKFVFPSRVFESAFGVEEVTPTTIVNECPYWCYSRFLPKMRRKYTAIVKFEVQTQKFRSLPEIDYALVRGQNYNFANFMDCLAIMVYKSESPKTAVEIYILHEKSGVWNKVFTIGSPQSNLNIGSLLQGFKFGDEIVIQVIDKVFCYDLQSDEVKGFLGSSNQCKVLECFSYTASFVFLEGMKRVQSRTIEEVVV from the exons ATGAATCTGGGAAGCTGCACAAATGTTAGAAGAACAACGGAGCTTCCGGAAGAGATAATGAATGAGGAGATACTTGTGAGATTGCCGGTGGAAGATTTACTCAGGGTGCGATGTATTT CTCGCAAATCTTTCGGTTTCAGTCTTCTCTCTCGTTATAAAGAAACTATGATTCACCCTCCTAGGCCCAAAGTCCATGCTCTCTGCAACTCAAGATTGGTTGGTTCCATTAATGG ATACCTAATTGGATTTTGTTGGGATAGCGTGGAAAACGATTATCAGGTGATTGTTTGCTATATATTTTCAAGTTTTAGGCAAGGTGTTGTTTACTCTTCTAATTCGAATTCCTGGACTAAACTAGTTGTTCCAAAATTTGTGTTTCCTTCACGTGTATTTGAATCTGCATTTGGAGTAGAGGAGGTGACACCCACTACCATCGTGAACGAATGCCCATACTGGTGCTATTCTAGATTTTTGCCTAAAATGAGGCGTAAATACACCGCTATTGTAAAGTTTGAGGTTCAAACTCAAAAGTTTAGGTCGTTACCGGAAATTGACTATGCCCTAGTTCGCGGACAGAATTATAATTTTGCCAATTTCATGGATTGTCTTGCTATCATGGTGTATAAATCAGAGTCTCCCAAAACAGCAGTTGAGATATATATTTTGCATGAGAAATCTGGGGTTTGGAACAAGGTCTTCACTATTGGATCACCACAAAGTAACCTGAATATTGGGTCATTGTTACAAGGTTTTAAGTTTGGTGATGAAATTGTAATACAAGTTATAGACAAAGTTTTCTGCTATGATCTCCAAAGTGATGAAGTTAAGGGTTTTCTGGGTAGTAGTAATCAGTGTAAGGTATTAGAGTGTTTCAGTTATACAGCTAGTTTCGTTTTCCTTGAAGGAATGAAGCGGGTGCAAAGTAGAACCATTGAAGAAGTCGTGGTTTAA
- the LOC141700937 gene encoding putative F-box protein At1g33530 isoform X2, giving the protein MNLGSCTNVRRTTELPEEIMNEEILVRLPVEDLLRVRCISRKSFGFSLLSRYKETMIHPPRPKVHALCNSRLVGSINGLVCLVHHNEFFLWNPIIGRYRAFTIPREYVPNVDNLHMCDYRYLIGFCWDSVENDYQVIVCYIFSSFRQGVVYSSNSNSWTKLVVPKFVFPSRVFESAFGVEEVTPTTIVNECPYWCYSRFLPKMRRKYTAIVKFEVQTQKFRSLPEIDYALVRGQNYNFANFMDCLAIMVYKSESPKTAVEIYILHEKSGVWNKVFTIGSPQSNLNIGSLLQGFKFGDEIVIQVIDKVFCYDLQSDEVKGFLGSSNQCKVLECFSYTASFVFLEGMKRVQSRTIEEVVV; this is encoded by the exons ATGAATCTGGGAAGCTGCACAAATGTTAGAAGAACAACGGAGCTTCCGGAAGAGATAATGAATGAGGAGATACTTGTGAGATTGCCGGTGGAAGATTTACTCAGGGTGCGATGTATTT CTCGCAAATCTTTCGGTTTCAGTCTTCTCTCTCGTTATAAAGAAACTATGATTCACCCTCCTAGGCCCAAAGTCCATGCTCTCTGCAACTCAAGATTGGTTGGTTCCATTAATGGGTTAGTTTGTCTAGTCCATCACAATGAATTTTTTTTATGGAATCCAATAATTGGTAGATATAGAGCATTCACTATTCCACGGGAGTATGTCCCGAATGTTGATAATCTCCATATGTGCGATTATAGATACCTAATTGGATTTTGTTGGGATAGCGTGGAAAACGATTATCAGGTGATTGTTTGCTATATATTTTCAAGTTTTAGGCAAGGTGTTGTTTACTCTTCTAATTCGAATTCCTGGACTAAACTAGTTGTTCCAAAATTTGTGTTTCCTTCACGTGTATTTGAATCTGCATTTGGAGTAGAGGAGGTGACACCCACTACCATCGTGAACGAATGCCCATACTGGTGCTATTCTAGATTTTTGCCTAAAATGAGGCGTAAATACACCGCTATTGTAAAGTTTGAGGTTCAAACTCAAAAGTTTAGGTCGTTACCGGAAATTGACTATGCCCTAGTTCGCGGACAGAATTATAATTTTGCCAATTTCATGGATTGTCTTGCTATCATGGTGTATAAATCAGAGTCTCCCAAAACAGCAGTTGAGATATATATTTTGCATGAGAAATCTGGGGTTTGGAACAAGGTCTTCACTATTGGATCACCACAAAGTAACCTGAATATTGGGTCATTGTTACAAGGTTTTAAGTTTGGTGATGAAATTGTAATACAAGTTATAGACAAAGTTTTCTGCTATGATCTCCAAAGTGATGAAGTTAAGGGTTTTCTGGGTAGTAGTAATCAGTGTAAGGTATTAGAGTGTTTCAGTTATACAGCTAGTTTCGTTTTCCTTGAAGGAATGAAGCGGGTGCAAAGTAGAACCATTGAAGAAGTCGTGGTTTAA